In Mycobacterium gallinarum, a single window of DNA contains:
- a CDS encoding sulfate/molybdate ABC transporter ATP-binding protein, with protein sequence MTDLSVRAVVESRGVDVEFVVDAGEVLAVLGPNGAGKSTALHVIAGLVRPDDGVVRVGDRVLTDTATGTHVATHDRQVGLLMQDALLFPHLSVVGNIAFSPRSSRADAARWLDEVEASDLADRMPRQLSGGQAQRIALARALAAEPDVLLLDEPLAGLDVGAASAMRKLLGRVLARDGRSAVLITHDLVDVLTLADKVLVLEEGRVVEKGSTAAVLTAPRSKFGARLAGVNLVAGAAGPQGVLTTPWGVAWHGVAEPDSVEGASAVALFSPAAVAVYRDKPHGSPRNTVAVTVAELDIRGPAIRVRAEEQPDGAPGLAADITADSAAELRLAPGERVYFSVKAQEVTLLPSP encoded by the coding sequence GTGACGGACCTCAGTGTGCGCGCGGTTGTCGAGAGCCGCGGTGTGGATGTCGAATTCGTGGTGGACGCCGGCGAGGTACTCGCCGTCCTCGGTCCGAATGGCGCGGGTAAGTCGACGGCACTTCATGTGATCGCGGGTCTGGTGCGGCCCGACGACGGCGTCGTCCGCGTCGGCGATCGGGTGCTGACCGATACGGCCACGGGCACTCATGTCGCCACCCACGACCGCCAGGTCGGGCTGCTGATGCAGGATGCGCTGCTGTTCCCGCACCTGAGCGTGGTCGGCAACATCGCCTTCTCACCACGCAGCTCACGAGCGGATGCGGCGCGCTGGTTGGACGAGGTCGAGGCCTCCGACCTGGCCGATCGTATGCCCCGGCAGCTCTCGGGTGGGCAGGCGCAGCGCATCGCGTTGGCTCGCGCGCTGGCCGCCGAACCGGATGTGTTGCTGCTCGACGAACCCCTGGCCGGTCTGGACGTTGGAGCGGCCTCCGCGATGCGCAAACTGCTGGGCCGTGTTCTGGCGCGCGACGGCCGATCTGCGGTCCTGATCACCCACGATCTCGTGGACGTCCTCACCCTCGCCGACAAGGTACTTGTCCTCGAGGAGGGCAGAGTTGTCGAAAAGGGTTCCACCGCAGCGGTTTTGACTGCACCTCGCAGCAAGTTCGGCGCCCGCCTCGCCGGCGTCAACCTGGTGGCCGGCGCCGCGGGTCCGCAGGGCGTGTTGACGACGCCGTGGGGAGTTGCCTGGCATGGCGTCGCCGAACCCGACAGCGTCGAAGGGGCGTCTGCGGTGGCGCTGTTCTCGCCGGCCGCGGTCGCCGTGTATCGCGACAAGCCGCACGGCAGCCCGCGCAACACCGTCGCGGTGACTGTCGCCGAACTGGACATTCGCGGGCCCGCCATCCGCGTCCGCGCCGAGGAACAGCCGGACGGCGCACCGGGACTGGCCGCCGACATCACTGCCGATTCGGCCGCCGAGCTGCGGCTGGCACCGGGGGAGCGAGTCTATTTCTCGGTCAAGGCGCAGGAGGTCACGCTTCTCCCGAGCCCGTAA
- a CDS encoding ABC transporter permease — protein MNPSAVLPRWIYVPAALGALFVAVPLVAVAAKVDWPRFWSLITSPASVSALELSLRTATASTALCLILGVPMALVFARSDARVVRMTRPLILLPLVLPPVVGGIALLYAYGRLGLIGQYLDAAGIQIAFTTTAVVLAQTFVSLPFLVIALEGAARTAGTDYEVVAATLGARPTAVWWRVSLPLLAPGLVSGAVLAFARSLGEFGATLTFAGSREGVTRTLPLEIYLQRESDADAAVALSLLLVVVAAVVVIGLGSRRLRAGGANAW, from the coding sequence GTGAACCCGTCGGCCGTCCTCCCGCGGTGGATCTATGTCCCGGCCGCACTGGGGGCGCTGTTCGTCGCGGTTCCCCTCGTCGCGGTGGCCGCGAAGGTCGACTGGCCGCGATTCTGGTCCCTGATCACCAGCCCGGCATCGGTGTCCGCACTCGAGCTGAGTCTGCGTACCGCGACCGCCAGCACCGCGTTGTGCCTGATCCTGGGTGTGCCGATGGCCCTGGTGTTCGCCCGAAGCGATGCCCGGGTGGTAAGGATGACGCGGCCGCTGATCCTGCTCCCGCTGGTGCTTCCACCGGTGGTCGGGGGCATCGCGCTGCTGTACGCCTACGGCCGCCTCGGGCTGATCGGGCAGTACCTGGACGCAGCGGGCATCCAGATCGCCTTCACGACGACAGCGGTCGTGCTGGCGCAGACATTCGTGTCGCTGCCGTTCCTCGTCATCGCGCTGGAAGGCGCCGCCCGTACCGCGGGGACCGACTACGAGGTCGTCGCCGCGACCCTGGGCGCCCGGCCCACCGCAGTCTGGTGGCGGGTGTCCCTGCCGCTGCTGGCCCCAGGCCTGGTTTCCGGCGCGGTACTGGCATTCGCGCGATCGTTGGGCGAATTCGGCGCCACGCTCACGTTCGCCGGTTCGCGCGAGGGCGTCACCCGCACCCTTCCGCTGGAGATCTACCTACAGCGGGAGAGCGACGCGGACGCTGCGGTCGCGCTGTCTCTGCTCCTCGTCGTGGTCGCGGCCGTGGTGGTCATCGGGCTCGGTAGCAGGAGGTTGCGGGCGGGCGGCGCCAATGCGTGGTGA
- a CDS encoding SDR family oxidoreductase, whose product MDVLVTGGDTDLGRTIAETFRSAGHQVVIAGARRDELDVAAKELEVDAIVFDNTDAANLETARDHFPHHLDTIVNVPAPRWQAGDPRTYSLSDLATAWRNALDSTILSAVLTVQILGDHLRSGGSIITVVPEHPAEGSAEAAIKAAVSDWTAGQAQHFGIRGITVNAVASGRNAEPGYDGLSQSPPSVAEEISRLALFLTTPAARHITGQTLHVSHGALANFG is encoded by the coding sequence ATGGACGTGCTTGTCACCGGAGGCGACACCGACCTAGGACGCACGATCGCGGAGACCTTTCGCAGCGCGGGCCACCAGGTCGTGATCGCGGGCGCTCGCCGCGACGAACTGGACGTCGCCGCCAAAGAACTCGAAGTCGACGCCATCGTGTTCGACAACACCGATGCGGCGAACCTGGAAACGGCGCGGGACCACTTCCCGCACCACCTCGACACCATCGTCAATGTGCCCGCGCCACGCTGGCAGGCCGGAGATCCGCGGACGTACTCCCTCTCCGATCTGGCGACGGCGTGGCGCAATGCGCTCGACTCGACGATCCTTTCCGCCGTCCTGACCGTGCAGATACTGGGTGACCACCTGCGGTCGGGGGGTTCGATCATCACCGTCGTGCCCGAGCACCCGGCCGAGGGCAGTGCCGAGGCCGCCATCAAGGCCGCGGTGTCCGACTGGACGGCGGGGCAGGCTCAGCACTTCGGCATCCGCGGCATCACTGTGAACGCGGTCGCGTCGGGCCGGAACGCCGAACCCGGCTACGACGGTCTCTCGCAGTCGCCACCTTCGGTGGCCGAGGAGATCAGCCGACTCGCATTGTTCCTGACCACGCCGGCCGCCCGGCACATCACCGGTCAAACGCTGCATGTCAGTCACGGTGCGCTGGCGAACTTCGGCTGA
- a CDS encoding LLM class F420-dependent oxidoreductase, with protein MTIKLGLQIPNFSYGTGVTELFPTVIAQAQEAEAAGFDSVFVMDHFYQLPGLGTPDQPMLEAYTALGALATATERVQLGTLVTGNTYRNPTLLAKAITTLDVISQGRAILGIGTGWFELEHDSLGYEFGTFTDRFNKLGEALEIILPMLAGERPTVNGKYYRTVEAMAEPRFRDHIPLMIGGSGEKKTIPLAVKHFDHLNIIAGFDELPRKLAVVKERCEEIGRDPATLETSMLVIALIGDGITEDLIPDDFKQQAVYGTAEQVAEQIKTKVFDAGVTGVILSPVTSLDGYHPGHVTAVGEALKPVLAG; from the coding sequence GTGACCATCAAACTCGGACTCCAGATCCCCAACTTCTCCTACGGCACCGGCGTCACCGAACTTTTCCCCACCGTCATCGCGCAGGCTCAGGAAGCCGAAGCCGCGGGCTTCGACTCCGTCTTCGTGATGGACCACTTCTATCAGCTGCCCGGCCTCGGAACCCCCGACCAGCCGATGCTCGAGGCGTACACCGCCCTCGGCGCGCTGGCCACCGCGACCGAGCGCGTGCAGCTCGGAACGTTGGTAACCGGCAACACCTACCGCAACCCCACGCTGCTCGCCAAGGCGATCACGACACTCGACGTGATCAGCCAGGGTCGGGCGATTCTGGGCATCGGCACCGGCTGGTTCGAGCTCGAGCACGACTCGCTCGGCTACGAGTTCGGAACTTTCACCGACCGCTTCAACAAGCTCGGCGAGGCGTTGGAGATCATCCTGCCGATGCTCGCGGGCGAGCGGCCCACAGTGAACGGAAAGTACTACCGCACCGTCGAGGCCATGGCCGAGCCCCGGTTCCGCGACCACATCCCGCTGATGATCGGTGGCAGCGGCGAGAAGAAGACGATTCCGCTGGCAGTCAAGCACTTCGACCACTTGAACATCATCGCGGGATTCGACGAGTTGCCCCGCAAGCTGGCCGTGGTCAAGGAGCGCTGCGAGGAGATCGGCCGCGATCCGGCCACGCTCGAGACGAGCATGCTGGTCATCGCGCTCATCGGCGACGGCATCACCGAGGACCTGATTCCCGACGACTTCAAGCAGCAGGCGGTATACGGCACCGCCGAGCAGGTCGCCGAGCAGATCAAGACCAAGGTGTTCGACGCGGGTGTCACCGGCGTCATCCTCAGCCCGGTGACGAGCCTCGACGGCTACCACCCCGGCCACGTCACCGCCGTCGGCGAGGCGTTGAAACCGGTTCTCGCCGGGTGA
- a CDS encoding NAD(P)/FAD-dependent oxidoreductase, producing MSHPGATATDRHKVVIIGSGFGGLTAAKALRRADVDVKMIAKTTHHLFQPLLYQVATGIISSGEIAPPTRMILRNQKNAQVLLGNVTHIDLANQTVRSELLGHTYVTPYDSLIVAAGAGQSYFGNDHFAEWAPGMKSIDDALELRARILGAFEQAERSSDPARREKLLTFTVVGAGPTGVEMAGQIAELADHTLKGAFRHIDSTTARVILLDAAPAVLPPMGEKLGNKAKARLEKMGVEIQLGAMVTDVDRNGITVKDPDGKFRRIDCATKVWSAGVSASPLGRDIADQSDAEVDRAGRLKVLPDLTVPGHPNVFVVGDMAAVEGVPGMAQGAIQGGRYAAKAIKAELKGANPAEREPFQYFDKGSMATVSRFSAVAKIGPVEFGGFIAWLAWLVLHLVYLVGFRRKITTLLMWTVTFLSKKRGNLTITEQQAYARTRIEELEEIAALVQDPEERAAV from the coding sequence ATGAGCCATCCCGGAGCCACTGCAACCGATAGGCACAAGGTCGTCATCATCGGTTCAGGGTTCGGCGGGCTGACCGCTGCCAAAGCGCTCAGGCGTGCCGACGTCGACGTGAAGATGATCGCCAAGACCACACACCACCTTTTCCAGCCGCTGCTGTATCAGGTGGCGACCGGCATCATCTCCTCAGGCGAGATCGCTCCCCCGACCCGGATGATCCTGCGCAATCAGAAGAACGCGCAGGTGCTGCTGGGCAATGTGACGCACATCGATCTGGCGAATCAGACCGTCCGGTCGGAGCTGCTCGGGCACACCTATGTCACGCCGTACGACTCGCTCATCGTCGCTGCGGGCGCGGGCCAGTCCTACTTCGGCAACGACCATTTCGCGGAATGGGCACCGGGCATGAAGTCGATCGATGATGCACTGGAGTTGCGTGCCCGCATCCTCGGCGCGTTCGAGCAGGCGGAACGATCCAGCGACCCCGCCCGCCGCGAGAAGCTGCTGACATTCACCGTCGTCGGTGCCGGTCCGACCGGCGTCGAAATGGCCGGGCAGATCGCCGAACTCGCCGACCACACGCTCAAGGGCGCGTTCCGGCACATCGATTCGACGACTGCCCGGGTGATCCTGCTCGACGCCGCACCCGCCGTGCTGCCCCCGATGGGCGAGAAGCTCGGCAACAAGGCCAAGGCACGTCTGGAGAAGATGGGCGTCGAGATCCAGCTCGGGGCGATGGTCACCGACGTCGACCGCAACGGCATCACGGTCAAGGATCCCGACGGCAAGTTCCGTCGCATCGACTGCGCGACCAAGGTGTGGTCGGCGGGCGTTTCGGCGAGCCCGCTCGGCCGCGATATCGCTGATCAGTCCGACGCCGAGGTCGATCGCGCGGGACGACTGAAGGTGCTCCCCGACCTGACCGTGCCCGGCCATCCGAACGTGTTCGTGGTCGGCGACATGGCCGCCGTCGAAGGCGTTCCCGGTATGGCTCAGGGAGCCATCCAGGGCGGCAGGTACGCCGCCAAGGCGATCAAGGCCGAGCTCAAGGGTGCCAATCCCGCTGAGCGCGAACCCTTCCAGTACTTCGACAAGGGTTCGATGGCCACGGTGTCGCGCTTCTCCGCGGTGGCGAAGATCGGCCCGGTGGAGTTCGGCGGCTTCATCGCCTGGCTGGCTTGGCTGGTGCTGCATCTGGTGTATCTGGTCGGGTTCAGGCGCAAGATCACTACGCTGCTGATGTGGACGGTGACGTTCCTGTCGAAGAAGCGAGGCAACCTCACGATCACCGAGCAGCAGGCGTACGCCCGCACCAGAATCGAAGAACTCGAGGAGATCGCGGCGTTGGTGCAGGATCCGGAAGAGAGAGCCGCGGTCTAG